A single Bosea sp. PAMC 26642 DNA region contains:
- the mutM gene encoding bifunctional DNA-formamidopyrimidine glycosylase/DNA-(apurinic or apyrimidinic site) lyase: MPELPEVETVRRGLEPAMLGQVFARIEQNRPDLRFPLPQRFVERLTGRKVEALSRRAKYLIADLDDGQALIMHLGMSGRFVVEAPGTPPVEPGAYYNEIGRHLQHDHVVFHLGSGARVTYNDVRRFGFMDLVPRADLTASKHFAGMGIEPLGNELSGETLAKLFAGKFAPLKAALLDQRLVAGLGNIYVCEALFRAGLHPEAPAGSIATATGRPRPAAHELARIIREVLEEAILSGGSTLRDFAQTDGSLGYFQHRFKVYDREGQPCTAPGCVMAVKRLVQSGRSTFYCESCQPRAAKRG, translated from the coding sequence ATGCCCGAACTTCCCGAGGTCGAGACCGTCCGGCGCGGGCTGGAGCCCGCCATGCTCGGACAGGTCTTCGCGCGCATCGAGCAGAACCGGCCCGATCTGCGCTTTCCCCTGCCGCAGCGCTTCGTCGAGCGCCTGACCGGCCGCAAGGTCGAGGCGCTTTCGCGTCGCGCGAAATACCTGATCGCCGATCTCGACGACGGGCAGGCGCTGATCATGCATCTGGGCATGAGCGGGCGCTTCGTCGTCGAGGCGCCCGGTACGCCGCCGGTCGAGCCCGGCGCCTATTACAACGAGATCGGCCGGCACCTGCAGCACGATCATGTCGTCTTCCATCTCGGCTCGGGCGCGCGCGTCACCTATAACGACGTGCGCCGCTTCGGCTTCATGGACCTGGTGCCGCGCGCCGATCTCACCGCCTCGAAGCATTTTGCGGGCATGGGCATCGAGCCGCTGGGCAACGAGCTTTCCGGCGAGACGCTGGCGAAACTCTTCGCCGGAAAATTCGCGCCGCTGAAGGCGGCGCTCCTCGACCAGCGGCTGGTGGCGGGCCTGGGCAACATCTATGTCTGCGAGGCGCTGTTCCGCGCAGGCCTCCATCCGGAAGCGCCGGCCGGCTCGATCGCGACAGCCACGGGCCGGCCGCGTCCGGCGGCCCATGAGCTGGCGCGGATCATCCGCGAGGTGCTGGAGGAGGCGATCCTGTCGGGCGGCTCGACGCTGCGCGACTTCGCCCAGACGGACGGCTCGCTCGGCTATTTCCAGCATCGCTTCAAGGTCTACGACCGCGAGGGGCAGCCCTGCACGGCGCCGGGCTGCGTCATGGCAGTGAAGCGCCTGGTCCAGTCCGGCCGCTCGACCTTCTATTGCGAGAGCTGTCAGCCGCGCGCGGCGAAGCGCGGCTGA
- a CDS encoding lipocalin family protein: MKRHILTALAAGMLLAGCAGGAMPEAVAPQPARAIDAGRLYTGLWHEIARRPMAITDGCVAGATEYKRSALGRIEVLDSCRMGTPAGEPKTIGGPGEILDPGTNAKLRVTYTVLGVVPVVRDYWILDRAADYSWFISADPTLKDLYIFTRNPQIGEAQRQRLVKRASELGYHVSKLEFPEQPKR, from the coding sequence ATGAAGCGACACATCCTCACAGCCCTTGCCGCCGGGATGCTGCTGGCGGGCTGCGCCGGCGGCGCCATGCCCGAAGCGGTTGCGCCGCAGCCGGCCAGGGCTATCGATGCCGGCCGTCTCTATACGGGCCTCTGGCACGAGATCGCGCGCCGCCCGATGGCGATCACCGATGGCTGCGTCGCTGGCGCGACCGAATACAAGCGCAGCGCGCTAGGCCGGATCGAGGTGCTCGATTCCTGCCGGATGGGCACGCCGGCCGGCGAGCCGAAGACGATCGGCGGCCCCGGCGAGATCCTCGACCCCGGCACCAATGCCAAGCTGCGCGTGACCTACACCGTGCTCGGCGTCGTGCCGGTCGTGCGCGACTACTGGATCCTCGATCGCGCCGCCGACTACAGCTGGTTTATCTCGGCCGACCCGACCCTCAAGGATCTCTATATCTTCACCCGCAACCCGCAGATCGGCGAAGCGCAGCGCCAGCGGCTGGTGAAACGCGCGAGCGAACTCGGCTACCACGTCTCGAAGCTCGAATTTCCGGAACAGCCGAAGCGCTGA
- the dnaA gene encoding chromosomal replication initiator protein DnaA, with product MAEANDVHISQAVPTEAFLTEAWDRVRRRLRAELGEDVFSSWFARVELGGIADGVAYLTVPTRFLKSWLEAHYAERLRVNCTAELPAPNGLVLSVRQVSREAAPMPGASSVLPVRQAARPGSAAVEMRFAGAPQPAVGSEAPGERDLVDACGTSLDRRMNFESFITGKSNQLAFAAAERIAAAPAGSAPYNPLYIHAGVGLGKTHLLQAIAQEARNGGKRVAYFTADRFMYGFVAALKSQTALAFKEKLRGIDLLVVDDVQFIQGKSIQQEFGHTINALIDAGKQIVVAGDRLANDLEALDERIRSRLGGGLVVEVGDLDETLRAKILTSRLATLQAAHANFQVNPEVVTYVARVVATNGRDLDGAANRLLAHATLSGQPVTMETAEAAIRDLVRTREPRRVKIEDIQKLVATRYNVSRADILSERRTAAVVKPRQIAMYLSKALTPRSLPEIGRRFGGRDHTTVLHAVRKIEKQITEDRSLHDEVDLLKRMLQE from the coding sequence ATGGCGGAGGCGAACGACGTGCACATCAGCCAGGCCGTGCCGACCGAGGCGTTTCTCACCGAAGCCTGGGATCGTGTCAGGCGGCGCCTGCGGGCCGAACTCGGCGAAGACGTCTTTTCGAGCTGGTTCGCCCGCGTCGAACTCGGTGGCATCGCCGACGGCGTCGCTTATCTGACCGTTCCCACCCGCTTTCTGAAGAGCTGGCTCGAGGCGCACTACGCCGAGCGGCTGCGGGTCAACTGCACGGCCGAGCTTCCGGCCCCCAATGGCTTGGTCCTGTCGGTGCGCCAGGTGTCGCGCGAGGCGGCCCCGATGCCCGGTGCCTCCTCCGTCCTTCCGGTGCGTCAAGCCGCTAGGCCCGGCTCCGCTGCCGTCGAGATGCGCTTCGCCGGCGCTCCTCAGCCGGCCGTCGGGAGCGAAGCGCCGGGCGAACGCGATCTCGTCGATGCCTGCGGCACCTCGCTTGACCGGCGCATGAACTTCGAGAGCTTCATCACCGGAAAATCGAACCAGCTCGCCTTTGCGGCGGCCGAGCGGATCGCGGCGGCCCCCGCGGGTTCGGCGCCCTATAATCCACTGTACATCCATGCCGGAGTTGGCCTCGGCAAGACGCATCTTCTGCAGGCGATCGCCCAGGAGGCACGCAATGGCGGCAAGCGCGTCGCCTATTTCACCGCAGACCGCTTCATGTACGGCTTCGTCGCGGCGCTGAAATCGCAAACCGCGCTCGCCTTCAAGGAGAAGCTGCGCGGCATCGACCTGCTCGTCGTCGACGACGTTCAGTTCATTCAGGGCAAGTCGATCCAGCAGGAGTTCGGTCACACCATCAATGCGCTGATCGACGCCGGCAAGCAGATCGTCGTGGCGGGAGACCGCCTCGCCAATGATCTGGAGGCGCTCGACGAGCGCATCCGGTCGCGGCTCGGCGGCGGGCTCGTGGTTGAGGTCGGCGATCTCGACGAGACCCTGCGCGCGAAGATCCTGACCTCGCGGCTGGCGACACTGCAGGCGGCTCACGCCAATTTCCAGGTCAATCCCGAGGTGGTGACCTATGTCGCCCGCGTCGTCGCCACCAATGGGCGCGATCTCGACGGCGCCGCCAACCGCCTGCTGGCGCACGCCACGCTGTCGGGCCAACCGGTTACGATGGAGACGGCCGAGGCCGCGATCCGCGATCTGGTGCGCACCCGCGAGCCGCGCCGCGTCAAGATCGAGGATATCCAGAAGCTGGTCGCGACCCGCTACAATGTCAGCCGGGCCGATATCTTGTCGGAGCGCCGCACGGCGGCCGTGGTCAAGCCGCGCCAGATCGCGATGTATCTGTCGAAGGCGCTGACGCCGCGCTCGCTGCCGGAGATCGGCCGCCGCTTCGGTGGACGCGACCACACCACCGTGCTGCATGCGGTGCGGAAGATCGAAAAGCAGATCACCGAAGATCGCTCGCTGCATGACGAGGTCGATCTGCTCAAGCGGATGCTGCAGGAATGA
- the ubiB gene encoding 2-polyprenylphenol 6-hydroxylase: protein MITSLFHLARTARVGFVLAREGALALVDPSVLPPLARGAIRLGRLIERKGAGSSATRLAAALTRLGPSYVKFGQFLATRPDVVGMKIASDLSALQDRMAPFPIEQARAAIEAAHNRPVEAIFAAFGPPVAAASIAQVHRARLQDGSEVAVKVLRPGIRDRFHRDLAAMRFGAELAEARSAEARRLRFSGIVETLARSVTMEMDLRLEAAALSEFAENTKDDSDFRVPVPDWQLTAREMLVDEWIDGTRLSDVEGLVAAGHDLQVLSRTVIQSFLKHAIRDGFFHADMHPGNLFVDPQGRLVAVDGGIMGRLGLKERRFLAEILLGFITRDYTRVAEVHFEAGYVPAHHAVADFAQAIRAVGEPIHDKSADQISMAKVLTLLFEITGLFDMATRTELVMLQKTMVVVEGVARTLDPQLDMWTTAEPVVRDWITRNLGPLGRIEEAGRGARSLAFSLASLPETVGRAERVLGQLEESSRHGFSLDERSIAAIGRAEAQRNRWGNWALWLIAALLAWAVFA from the coding sequence ATGATCACCTCGCTCTTCCATCTCGCCCGCACGGCGCGCGTCGGCTTCGTGCTGGCGCGCGAGGGCGCGCTTGCGTTGGTCGATCCGTCCGTGCTGCCGCCGCTGGCGCGGGGCGCGATCCGGCTCGGGCGGCTGATCGAGCGCAAGGGCGCGGGCTCCTCGGCGACAAGGCTCGCGGCTGCGCTGACGCGGCTGGGCCCGTCCTACGTCAAGTTCGGCCAGTTCCTGGCGACGCGGCCCGATGTCGTCGGCATGAAGATCGCCTCGGATCTCTCGGCACTGCAGGACCGGATGGCCCCGTTCCCCATCGAGCAGGCACGGGCCGCGATCGAGGCCGCCCATAACCGGCCGGTCGAGGCGATTTTTGCCGCGTTCGGGCCGCCGGTCGCCGCGGCTTCCATCGCGCAGGTCCATCGCGCCCGGCTGCAGGACGGCTCAGAGGTCGCGGTCAAGGTGCTCAGGCCCGGCATCCGCGACCGCTTCCACCGCGATCTCGCCGCGATGCGCTTCGGCGCGGAACTGGCGGAAGCGCGCTCGGCCGAGGCGCGGCGGCTTCGCTTTTCCGGCATCGTCGAGACGCTGGCGCGCTCGGTGACGATGGAGATGGATCTGCGGCTGGAGGCGGCCGCCCTTTCCGAATTCGCCGAAAACACGAAGGACGACAGCGATTTTCGCGTGCCGGTGCCCGACTGGCAACTGACCGCCCGCGAGATGCTGGTCGACGAATGGATTGACGGCACGCGGCTGTCGGATGTCGAGGGGCTGGTCGCGGCGGGCCACGATCTCCAGGTGCTGAGCCGCACCGTGATCCAGTCCTTCCTGAAACATGCCATTCGCGACGGCTTCTTCCATGCCGACATGCATCCCGGAAACCTGTTCGTCGATCCCCAGGGGCGGCTGGTCGCCGTCGATGGCGGCATCATGGGCCGGCTCGGCCTGAAGGAACGGCGCTTCCTCGCCGAAATCCTGCTCGGCTTCATCACCCGCGACTACACCCGCGTGGCCGAGGTCCATTTCGAGGCCGGCTATGTCCCGGCCCATCATGCGGTCGCGGACTTCGCCCAGGCGATCCGCGCCGTCGGCGAGCCGATCCACGACAAGAGCGCCGACCAGATCTCGATGGCGAAAGTCCTGACCCTGCTCTTCGAGATCACCGGCCTGTTCGACATGGCGACCCGCACCGAACTGGTGATGCTGCAGAAGACCATGGTCGTGGTCGAGGGCGTGGCCCGCACGCTCGATCCGCAGCTCGACATGTGGACGACTGCCGAGCCGGTGGTGCGCGACTGGATCACCCGCAATCTTGGTCCGCTCGGCCGGATCGAGGAGGCAGGGCGGGGCGCGCGTTCGCTCGCCTTCAGTCTGGCGTCCCTGCCGGAGACGGTCGGCCGGGCCGAGCGCGTGCTGGGACAGCTCGAAGAATCCTCGCGCCACGGCTTCTCGCTCGATGAACGCTCAATCGCCGCGATCGGGCGTGCCGAGGCGCAGCGCAACCGCTGGGGCAACTGGGCGCTGTGGCTGATCGCGGCGCTGCTGGCCTGGGCGGTGTTCGCGTAG
- the ubiE gene encoding bifunctional demethylmenaquinone methyltransferase/2-methoxy-6-polyprenyl-1,4-benzoquinol methylase UbiE: protein MTAASDTTHFGFETVKLDEKQAKVDDVFHKVAGRYDLMNDLMSVGLHRLWKDALITTLKPAKDRPFRHLDVAGGTGDVAFQVLDAGGPQTDVTVLDINAEMLAVGRERAEKRFPGDERIRFVQGNAEELGLPDAHFDAYTIAFGIRNVPRIDKALAEAFRVLKRGGRFLCLEFSHVDVPLLDKVYEAYSFNVIPPMGRMVTGEAEPYQYLVESIRKFPRPQAFAAMIEDAGFRRAKFTPMTGGVVALHSGWKL from the coding sequence GTGACAGCAGCCTCCGACACCACCCATTTCGGCTTCGAGACCGTGAAGCTCGACGAGAAGCAGGCCAAGGTCGACGACGTCTTCCACAAGGTCGCGGGCCGCTACGACCTGATGAACGACCTGATGTCGGTGGGCCTGCACCGGCTCTGGAAGGACGCGCTGATCACCACGCTGAAGCCCGCCAAGGACCGGCCCTTCCGCCATCTCGACGTCGCCGGCGGCACGGGCGACGTCGCCTTCCAGGTGCTGGATGCGGGCGGCCCGCAGACCGACGTCACCGTGCTCGACATCAATGCGGAGATGCTGGCCGTCGGGCGCGAGCGTGCCGAAAAGCGCTTTCCCGGCGACGAGCGCATCCGCTTTGTCCAGGGCAATGCGGAAGAGCTCGGCCTGCCCGACGCTCATTTCGACGCCTACACCATCGCCTTCGGCATCCGGAACGTGCCGCGCATCGACAAGGCGCTGGCCGAGGCCTTTCGCGTGCTCAAGCGCGGCGGGCGGTTCCTCTGCCTCGAATTCAGCCATGTCGATGTGCCCCTCCTCGACAAGGTCTACGAGGCCTATTCCTTCAACGTCATTCCGCCGATGGGGCGGATGGTGACGGGCGAGGCCGAGCCCTACCAGTACCTCGTCGAGTCGATCCGCAAGTTTCCAAGGCCGCAGGCCTTCGCCGCCATGATAGAGGATGCCGGCTTCCGGCGGGCGAAGTTCACGCCGATGACCGGCGGGGTCGTGGCGCTGCATTCCGGCTGGAAGCTGTGA
- a CDS encoding enoyl-CoA hydratase, whose product MAYETILVETKGKVGVVTLNRPQALNALNGQLIGEVNAAIDGFESDAGIGCIVITGSEKAFAAGADIKEMQNRTYPETYLDDRFADWDRIGQRRKPIIAAVAGFALGGGCELAMMCDFIIAADNAKFGQPEINLGVIPGAGGTQRLTHAIGKAKAMDLCLTGRMMDVTEAERAGLVARIVPLAELMAETMKAAEAIASKSLPSVVMAKEAINRAFEVTLNEGLRFERRVFSSLFATQDQKEGMAAFVEKRKPEFKNR is encoded by the coding sequence ATGGCTTATGAGACCATTCTCGTCGAGACGAAGGGCAAGGTCGGCGTCGTCACGCTGAACCGCCCACAGGCCCTGAACGCGCTGAACGGCCAGCTCATCGGCGAGGTCAATGCGGCGATAGACGGCTTCGAGTCCGATGCCGGCATCGGCTGCATCGTAATCACGGGTTCCGAGAAGGCCTTTGCCGCCGGCGCCGATATCAAGGAGATGCAGAATCGGACCTACCCGGAGACTTATCTCGACGACCGCTTCGCCGATTGGGACCGCATCGGTCAGCGCCGCAAGCCCATCATCGCCGCGGTTGCGGGATTTGCGCTCGGCGGCGGCTGCGAACTCGCGATGATGTGCGATTTCATCATTGCCGCCGACAACGCGAAATTCGGCCAGCCCGAGATCAATCTCGGCGTCATTCCCGGCGCCGGCGGCACCCAGCGCCTGACCCATGCGATCGGCAAGGCCAAGGCGATGGATCTGTGCCTGACCGGGCGGATGATGGACGTGACCGAGGCCGAGCGGGCCGGCCTCGTCGCGCGGATCGTGCCGTTGGCCGAACTGATGGCGGAGACAATGAAGGCCGCCGAGGCGATCGCATCGAAATCCCTGCCCTCCGTCGTGATGGCGAAGGAGGCGATCAACCGCGCCTTCGAGGTGACGCTGAACGAGGGCCTGCGCTTCGAGCGCCGTGTGTTTTCGTCGCTGTTTGCGACGCAGGATCAGAAGGAAGGCATGGCCGCCTTCGTCGAGAAGCGGAAGCCCGAGTTCAAGAACCGGTAA
- a CDS encoding threo-3-hydroxy-L-aspartate ammonia-lyase — protein sequence MTAALASAPSGLVLPTYADVEIAAGRIRGVAHHTPALTSRTADERTGASLVFKPENLQRMGAFKFRGGFNAISALTPAQKKAGVLTFSSGNHAQAIALSGQLLGVPTTIIMPEDAPAAKVAATRAYGGEIVLYDRYTQDRLEIGTRLAAERGLSLIPPYDHPDVIAGQGTASKELIEDAGPLDILLVCLGGGGLLAGAALAAKALNPACKVYGVEPEAGNDGQQSFRSGRIVKIAVPKTIADGAQTPFLGDYTFPIIQALVEDIVTVSDAALVEAMAFFAERMKLVVEPTGCLAAAAAFTGAVPVKGNRVGVILSGGNVDLASFARFIAPPA from the coding sequence ATGACTGCCGCGCTTGCCTCCGCCCCGAGCGGCCTCGTCTTGCCGACCTATGCCGATGTCGAGATTGCCGCCGGCCGGATCAGGGGCGTCGCCCATCATACGCCGGCCTTGACCTCGCGCACCGCCGACGAGCGGACGGGCGCGAGCCTCGTCTTCAAGCCCGAGAACCTGCAGCGCATGGGCGCCTTCAAGTTCCGCGGTGGCTTTAACGCGATCTCGGCGCTGACGCCGGCGCAGAAGAAGGCCGGCGTGCTGACCTTCTCCTCGGGCAACCATGCCCAGGCGATCGCCCTGTCGGGGCAGCTTCTCGGCGTGCCGACCACCATCATCATGCCGGAGGACGCCCCGGCTGCGAAGGTCGCCGCGACCAGGGCCTATGGCGGCGAGATCGTGCTCTACGACCGCTATACGCAGGATCGTCTCGAAATCGGCACCAGGCTCGCCGCCGAACGCGGCCTCAGCCTGATCCCGCCCTATGACCACCCCGACGTCATCGCCGGCCAAGGTACGGCGTCGAAGGAGCTGATCGAGGATGCCGGCCCGCTCGACATCCTTCTGGTCTGCCTGGGCGGCGGCGGGTTGCTGGCGGGCGCGGCGCTCGCCGCCAAGGCGCTGAACCCGGCCTGCAAGGTCTATGGCGTCGAGCCCGAGGCGGGCAATGACGGCCAGCAATCCTTCCGCTCCGGCAGAATCGTCAAGATCGCGGTGCCCAAGACCATCGCCGACGGGGCGCAGACGCCGTTCCTCGGCGATTATACCTTTCCGATCATCCAGGCTCTTGTCGAGGATATCGTTACCGTCAGCGACGCCGCTCTGGTCGAGGCCATGGCCTTTTTCGCCGAGCGCATGAAGCTCGTGGTCGAGCCGACGGGCTGCTTGGCGGCAGCCGCCGCTTTCACCGGCGCGGTGCCGGTGAAAGGCAATCGCGTCGGCGTCATCCTGAGCGGCGGCAATGTCGATCTGGCGAGCTTCGCCCGCTTCATCGCGCCGCCTGCGTGA
- the dnaN gene encoding DNA polymerase III subunit beta produces the protein MKVTVERSTLLKSLGHVHRVVERRNTIPILSNLLLSGTEAGLKLKATDLDIEVVETVPADVAEPGATTVPAHTLYDIVRKLPDGAQVSLETTGETGLVLRSGRSRFQLQTLPESDFPDITAGEMAHRFTLPAGEFKRLIDKTQFAISTEETRYYLNGIYLHAIEVEGRSLLRAVATDGHRLARVDMAAPAGAAGMPGVIVPRKAVAEIQKLLEDGESQVTIELSATKIRVATQDVVLTSKLIDGTFPDYQRVIPSGNDKRLTVDRGDFAASVDRVSTISSERGRAVKLSMADGRMTLSVTNPDSGSATEEIEVDYDASPLDIGFNARYLMDIAAQLDGDTALLKLADPGSPTVIQDREGASALYVLMPMRV, from the coding sequence ATGAAGGTTACCGTCGAACGCTCCACCCTGCTGAAGTCGCTGGGCCACGTGCATCGCGTGGTGGAGCGCCGCAACACGATCCCGATCCTGTCGAATCTGCTTTTGAGCGGCACCGAGGCCGGCCTGAAGCTGAAGGCGACCGACCTCGATATCGAGGTCGTCGAGACGGTGCCCGCCGACGTGGCCGAGCCCGGCGCGACGACGGTGCCCGCGCACACCCTATACGACATCGTCCGCAAGCTGCCTGACGGCGCGCAGGTTTCGCTGGAGACGACCGGCGAGACCGGGCTCGTGCTGCGCTCGGGCCGCTCGCGCTTCCAGCTCCAGACGCTACCGGAAAGCGACTTTCCCGACATCACAGCCGGCGAGATGGCGCATCGCTTCACGCTGCCGGCAGGCGAGTTCAAGCGCCTGATCGACAAGACGCAGTTTGCGATCTCCACCGAGGAGACGCGCTACTACCTCAACGGCATCTATCTCCACGCCATCGAGGTCGAAGGCCGCAGCCTGTTGCGCGCCGTCGCGACCGACGGCCACAGGCTCGCCCGCGTCGACATGGCGGCGCCCGCGGGGGCTGCCGGCATGCCCGGCGTGATCGTGCCGCGCAAGGCCGTCGCCGAGATCCAGAAGCTGCTGGAGGATGGCGAGAGCCAGGTGACGATCGAGCTGTCGGCGACCAAAATCCGGGTCGCGACGCAGGACGTCGTGCTGACCTCGAAGCTGATCGACGGCACTTTCCCGGACTACCAGCGCGTCATCCCCAGCGGCAACGACAAGCGGCTGACCGTCGACCGGGGCGATTTTGCGGCCTCCGTCGATCGTGTTTCCACGATCTCGTCGGAGCGTGGCCGGGCCGTGAAGCTCTCCATGGCCGATGGCCGCATGACGCTCTCGGTGACCAACCCGGATTCTGGCTCGGCGACCGAGGAGATCGAGGTCGATTATGATGCGAGCCCGCTCGATATCGGCTTCAACGCCCGATATCTGATGGATATCGCAGCGCAGCTAGACGGCGATACCGCCCTGCTCAAGCTCGCCGACCCTGGTTCGCCCACCGTGATCCAGGACCGCGAGGGGGCCTCGGCGCTCTATGTGCTGATGCCGATGCGCGTCTAG
- the rpsT gene encoding 30S ribosomal protein S20: MANTTSAKKATRKIVRRTEVNKARRSRMRTFLRKVEEAIASGDKSAAADALKAAQPEIMRAAQKGVVHKNTASRKVSRLAHRVSALAS; encoded by the coding sequence ATGGCCAATACGACGTCGGCCAAAAAGGCCACGCGCAAGATCGTGCGTCGCACCGAGGTCAATAAGGCGCGCCGTTCGCGGATGCGCACCTTCCTGCGCAAGGTCGAGGAGGCGATCGCCTCCGGCGACAAGAGCGCCGCGGCCGACGCCCTGAAGGCCGCCCAGCCGGAGATCATGCGAGCCGCCCAGAAGGGTGTGGTTCACAAGAACACGGCTTCGCGGAAAGTCTCGCGTCTGGCGCATCGGGTCAGCGCTCTCGCCTCCTGA